A genome region from Megalobrama amblycephala isolate DHTTF-2021 linkage group LG18, ASM1881202v1, whole genome shotgun sequence includes the following:
- the LOC125253034 gene encoding CD209 antigen-like protein D, producing MCKRNSTGIDSVRNRRYKRATVCLVLQCVLLVEAIILLGLELRTKTDEYENSEDKYNQQRNKERDEIQGLLKEKDKLEKDISNTINQNNQLNEEKKQLLAQFLDGWKCNQSSLYYISSDTKNWAESREDCLNRGADLIIINNREEQESFKTNAEFWIGLNDSDVEGTWKWVDGSTLTSGFWASGQPNMDKEENCAVLNPLGWYGYPCDNVFKWICEKKSTLK from the exons ATGTGCAAGAGGAACAGCACAG GAATTGATTCTGTGAGGAACAGAAGATACAAAAGAGCTACAGTGTGTTTGGTGCTGCAGTGCGTTCTTCTGGTCGAGGCGATCATATTGCTGGGTCTCGAACTCAGAACAAAGACTGATGAGTATGAAAACAGTGAGGACAAATACAACCAACAAAGGAACAAGGAACGTGATGAGATCCAAGGCTTGTTAAAAGAGAAAGATAAATTGGAGAAAGACATTAGCAACacgattaatcaaaataaccaGTTAAATGAGGAGAAAAAACAACTGTTAGCACAATTTTTGG ATGGATGGAAGTGCAATCAATCCAGTTTATACTACATTTCCTCTGACACGAAGAACTGGGCTGAAAGTAGAGAAGACTGTTTGAACAGAGGAGCAgatctgatcatcataaacaaCAGAGAGGAACAA GAGTCTTTTAAAACTAATGCTGAATTCTGGATTGGTCTAAATGACAGTGATGTGGAGGGCACATGGAAATGGGTTGATGGCAGCACACTGACCTCTGG GTTCTGGGCGTCTGGACAGCCCAACATGGACAAAGAGGAAAACTGTGCTGTGCTGAATCCATTAGGGTGGTATGGTTATCCATgtgataatgtttttaaatggatatgtgagaaaaaaagcaccttaaaataa